Proteins encoded by one window of Aphidius gifuensis isolate YNYX2018 linkage group LG2, ASM1490517v1, whole genome shotgun sequence:
- the LOC122850382 gene encoding uncharacterized protein LOC122850382 has protein sequence MAEAMLSINTPIEFDSSISHYEIHAHQPYGSTTFGNSDEIRINIQNQDIFILPCKSSLHISGRLVTEKNDGSVAAALTTKIVNNGILHLFDKIRYEMNGVEIDRSKNTGMTSTLKNYLSVNPELNLENSGWLGTSDDISLTNTDGYFDVCIPLQMFLGFAEDYKKIIVNAKHELILIRSRSDMNACIGIGGAEEKDLKFQISKIEWLVPYVKLSDKKKIDMMKFIQRDPPISMSFRAWCLFEWPILPPTNKHVWSIQTRLW, from the exons ATGGCGGAGGCTATGCTGAGTATTAACACACCAATTGAATTTGATTCATCAATATCTCACTATGAGATCCATGCACATCAGCCCTATGGTTCAACAACATTTGGAAACAGTGATGAAATTAGAATCAACATACAAAAtcaggatatttttattttgccatGCAAAAGTTCATTACACATTTCCGGAAGATTAGTGACCGAAAAAAATGATGGTAGTGTGGCAGCGGCTTTGACtactaaaattgttaataatggtATACTTCATCTTTTCGATAAAATAAGATATGAAATGAATGGTGTTGAGATTGATAGGAGTAAAAATACTGGCATGACAAgcactttaaaaaattatctgtcaGTAAATCCAGAATTAAATTTAGAGAATTCTGGTTGGCTTGGTACTAGCGATGATATATCATTGACTAACACTGATGGATACTTTGATGTTTGTATACCATTACAAATGTTTCTTGGCTTTGCTGaagactataaaaaaattattgtcaatgcTAAGCatgaattgatattaattcgCTCAAGAAGTGATATGAATGCATGTATTGGAATTGGTGGGGCAGAAGAAAAAGATTTGAAATTTCAGATAAGCAAGATTGAATGGCTAGTGCCATATGTTAAATTAtctgataagaaaaaaattgatatgatgaaatttattcaacGAGATCCACCAATTTCAATGAGTTTTCGAGCATGGTGTCTTTTTGAATGGCCAATTTTACCTCCAACTAATAAGCATGTATGGTCAATACAAACAA GACTTTGGTGA